The genomic stretch GGAGCTCCGGCGTGGAGCCGATTGATCGGAGGAAAAAGTTGCGGCCCGCTGGGGAGAAAACCCTAGAAGATCTAAGGGTTCGAGAAGCGAGTAACCCCAATCCCATTATTCTTTGTTGTgttgtctctcttctctcttgGCTTCGTTTACAGTGTTGAGAGAAATGGCTGTGATATGAGGAGCGTGGCAACCAGATGATTCCTCTGCAAAATCGCTTTAACTGCGAATTTGGGCTTTCGGGCCATTAGGTTCCTCATCTGAGCTTTAACCCATAGGCCCGATTTCAACCTTTTTCTGTTAGAAGACCATCcgaactttttgttttttatatttttttattacacaACTTAGCAAAACCTTTTACATTTGTCACACGACTCGTTAACACACAACACAAATGTCATTAACGAGTTGATTCATTAGTCTATTAGTATGTTATGAATTGAATATACCTATTATATTGTTCGATTTAAttgtatgttttaaaaaaaaatatttctaaaattttattttttaataaattatgaatCGTCAAATCCATTTATACGAATTGCCAAAAATGCTCTTTATGTTTATTAATAAACTTGTAAACTTGTGATTTTATAAATTTCACCAACAATTCTCTGTAtcttaacattattattttgcattaATAGAGATAAGCCAATATCGATACACAATAGTTGTGAAAACTTGATACCAATATTTGGTAATATATATTAAACGGTTTCTGAGTAAGTTCAGATGACTTGCAAGTAATATTCATTCAAGTTCGGAAATGATTAAGTTCAGATGACTTGCAAGTAATATTCATTCAAGTTCGGAAATGATTAAATGGACCGTTTAACTAATACAGATCCAAAAATAAGATTACAATTTCACTTTCTTGAGGTCTCAACTATTCTATGTTTCATGACCATTACAACATAAGCCTGAATTGTAAGAGCTAAAACCAAACAGTAGAAAAAAACCACCATAAGCAGCTTCTTGGACAGTGTAAACCTAGATTATGATCACGTCCCGTTGCTCTCAGACTGAACATATAACCCGCAAGAACTCCCTAATGCAGAAGTTTAGTCTCTGCATCAAGAACAGGACAACCCGAAGTCTTGTTCAGCTCGCTTTAGCACAGACGTCACCCTGTCAAAGAATTCCGGCTCGCTCTCCTTTATATCTTCCAGAGACTTGGACTCGTGTTCTTCAGCCTAAGCGAGAAAAGGTGGAAAACGAGAGAATAAGAGGTTTTCTGAATGGTTTTCATGTTTACATAAGAAACGTGTTTATTACCTCTTTAAATCTTAGAAGGATCAAGTTGGACACGGTCGCTCGCTTTGTCCTGTCCCATCTGAAACCGTATAGCCAACAAAATCGATGTACGAATTAGAGGCAATAACCAAGAAACTAAAGAGTTGGATAATCGATCCCTACCTCACAAGCATCAATTCGTTTACTGAGCGCCACATTGCACGCCCAACCTCTTTAACAGATTGGTCCCTTGCGCTTCTCCCATGCCACAACTCTTTAGCGACATACATAACTTCTTCAGCATCTaccttaaaagtgaaaaaatagAGGACATACAAAAGATTATCATTATCAATTACGTATAGACAGCATTCTATGCAAATAATATGTGAGTTAAACTGTGTGAAGctaataacaaattattagTTTCCATGGAAAGATAAATCAGAGACTATTTTCATGATACAAATGAATTTTTGAGGTCCGGTACCTCCACTTGCATGGCTGTTCCGTATACCAACTCTTCATGCTCTATGAGACGGTGGTGCAATATATGGTAATGATCCATGTCAAAATTGACCACGGGCTCCATCTGAACTTCCAGCCCAGCAAGTTGTGTCGCAACGTATGAAGCCATGACTTGCCCAAAAATTGCAGGTATTGTTCCTAGAACTGGAATGATGCGAACCCTAAAACCTGGCACTATCTGACATCCAAATATCAAATTTAGAACGCAGGCCCTTCACAATAAGAGATGACTACCGAacaacattgaaaaaaaaaaacaccaatttTGTCTCCAAAAGCATAAGCAATTGACGCATCAATCTCTAACAGTGTCGAACAGTAGTAACATTCTTACCTGGTAATCCGAaggattttcttcttctccacttGGTCCTTTAAATGGAAGCAACTTTGCTTTAGGCTTTTCTAAAGAAAAAACTATCGGAATGCCACCATCGATTCCATGGTCTTTCCTCAAGCGGTGTCTTACCTGTGCAATTGAATAGTTTAATCAGTAGCATGCATCAAGATTATGTAGAACACAATACATAAGAccgtataaaaaaaatattacagcTCGAGATAGTGGATCATTAGTTGACTCTCTTAAGTCAGCCACACGTATTCTGGTGGGATCTGCACGTGCCCCGGCTCCTGTTGCAGACAGCACTTTCAAACCCCTACGTACACATGCAGCAAGAAGTGACACCTGAGAAATATATGAATAAACACACGAAAATGGAAAAA from Ipomoea triloba cultivar NCNSP0323 chromosome 12, ASM357664v1 encodes the following:
- the LOC115998322 gene encoding tRNA threonylcarbamoyladenosine dehydratase; translation: MEDKVKLLALIGAGALLGSAATISLFKLLPRAVKHEVIKEAVKANGSTFFREENPTMINPDLLSDEVVCEQLTRNIQFFGLDAQQKVTASYVVVIGLGGVGSHAANMLLRSGVGRLLLVDFDQVTVSSLNRHAVATREDVGTPKALCLKKHFQSIFPECHVDAKVLLYDSSSEEEILSGNPDFVLDCIDNIDTKVSLLAACVRRGLKVLSATGAGARADPTRIRVADLRESTNDPLSRAVRHRLRKDHGIDGGIPIVFSLEKPKAKLLPFKGPSGEEENPSDYQIVPGFRVRIIPVLGTIPAIFGQVMASYVATQLAGLEVQMEPVVNFDMDHYHILHHRLIEHEELVYGTAMQVEVDAEEVMYVAKELWHGRSARDQSVKEVGRAMWRSVNELMLVRWDRTKRATVSNLILLRFKEAEEHESKSLEDIKESEPEFFDRVTSVLKRAEQDFGLSCS